The following proteins come from a genomic window of Dermacentor albipictus isolate Rhodes 1998 colony chromosome 8, USDA_Dalb.pri_finalv2, whole genome shotgun sequence:
- the LOC135910302 gene encoding uncharacterized protein isoform X1 yields MGLKTYGRTNEESSSTPQGAHRGPPDVDLDRPRRRQGWHHLLHYAVVAVVLLCCIVLALALLTGDKKVAVSRPKRQSTPDDHQPPDIPGHAPTSTDSSGATNSDASTPTTADSDSTSVWTNPHKF; encoded by the exons ATGGGCCTTAAAACCTATGGGAGAACAA ACGAGGAATCAAGTTCAACTCCCCAAG GAGCCCATCGTGGACCGCCGGACGTTGACT tggataGACCCAGGCG TCGCCAGGGCTGGCACCACCTGCTGCACTACGCCGTCGTCGCTGTGGTTCTCCTGTGCTGCATAGTACTCGCCTTGGCCCTGTTAACAG GTGACAAGAAAGTAGCCGTGTCTAGACCAAAGCGTCAGAGCACACCGGACGACCACCAACCCCCTGATATCCCTGGCCACGCACCGACGTCCACGGACAGCTCAGGAGCGACAAATTCCGATGCTTCGACACCGACCACTGCCGACTCGGACTCTACAAGTGTTTGGACTAATCCTCACAAGTTCTAG
- the LOC135910302 gene encoding uncharacterized protein isoform X2, whose translation MDEESSSTPQGAHRGPPDVDLDRPRRRQGWHHLLHYAVVAVVLLCCIVLALALLTGDKKVAVSRPKRQSTPDDHQPPDIPGHAPTSTDSSGATNSDASTPTTADSDSTSVWTNPHKF comes from the exons ATGG ACGAGGAATCAAGTTCAACTCCCCAAG GAGCCCATCGTGGACCGCCGGACGTTGACT tggataGACCCAGGCG TCGCCAGGGCTGGCACCACCTGCTGCACTACGCCGTCGTCGCTGTGGTTCTCCTGTGCTGCATAGTACTCGCCTTGGCCCTGTTAACAG GTGACAAGAAAGTAGCCGTGTCTAGACCAAAGCGTCAGAGCACACCGGACGACCACCAACCCCCTGATATCCCTGGCCACGCACCGACGTCCACGGACAGCTCAGGAGCGACAAATTCCGATGCTTCGACACCGACCACTGCCGACTCGGACTCTACAAGTGTTTGGACTAATCCTCACAAGTTCTAG
- the LOC135910344 gene encoding uncharacterized protein, with protein sequence MGERPSSGQPEEGTEPYRPARQSKWRRLLYYLAVAAVLVYCAVLLVARISTREKNVAMARRETTTTMVSTAAPALTDSAANVSTRTLTSLQSDDSTLSSASASSLRQGRGGKRALQALHRV encoded by the exons ATGG GCGAGCGACCGAGCTCAGGACAGCCCGAAG AAGGCACCGAAC cgtaTAGACCTGCGCG TCAAAGTAAGTGGCGCCGTCTGCTGTACTACCTCGCCGTCGCTGCGGTTCTCGTGTACTGCGCAGTACTCCTCGTGGCCAGAATCAGCACAC GTGAAAAGAACGTAGCCATGGCCAGAAGAGAAACTACAACAACCATGGTTTCAACGGCTGCTCCTGCACTCACAGACTCAGCGGCAAATGTTTCCACGAGAACATTAACAA GTTTGCAAAGCGACGATTCGACATTATCTTCGGCATCAGCGTCAAGCCTTCGACAAGGACGAGGCGGAAAACGCGCCCTTCAAGCGCTACATCGAGTTTAA